In Silene latifolia isolate original U9 population chromosome X, ASM4854445v1, whole genome shotgun sequence, the following proteins share a genomic window:
- the LOC141622802 gene encoding serine/threonine-protein kinase D6PKL1-like, whose product MGTLSGTCEIVEAEEELSMSGVNERVKKNYMSRQGRVYSIEDDINQLFDSVNVKTLIKGKALQKNPMKQTMRLNSPQPFGIEITESVSLKQALRGLCISQASEMAAMKKRSLKSGSSSRMSEVEKYNRLHMSEGVDAKGSRLSPSEAKRTLLEISFPGKVVAQLSETTPGSESSAFSSSKQRHSHSVTKTETERVSSQEKMAPSVSNNVRDTSKAEQVQKRNLKLKESLHGIHTIKHVLEMDDLGASKEDKSRIGSTNENIKNVKSSSQCLIIPVFQNKSFFKRKAKTESDSASCDSPAGDIGSNNMSSSQRINRLGSKPHAVKVGDTTRGKINAGSNSGTAKAKLGSSVIDAELSNDCPCNTCKAGGLSRSREKGEFSHSSKSSIGEYSTSTSEESSGSSRCCNRPHMSKDMRWEAVQCVQKQHGLLSLRHFKLLKRLGSGDIGTVYLAELVGTHCLFALKVMDNEFLARRDKLSRAQTERETLQMLDHPFLPTLYAHFTTDKLSCLVMEYCPGGDLHVIRQKQSSRCFSEQAARFYVAEVLLALEYLHMLGIVYRDLKPENILVREDGHIMLSDFDLSLRCIVNPTLLRSSSPITEPTKKVPSTSCSQSSCIDPFCLQPTWQASCFSPRLLATSSMSRKHKSEQATAAPLPQLLAEPTDARSNSFVGTHEYLAPEIVKGEGHGSAVDWWTYGIFLFELLYGKTPFKGSSNEETLANAVSEPLRFPETPLVSFHAKDLIRGLLMKNPENRLGFARGATELKQHAFFEGLNWALIRCAVPPERPKFCDVGNSEFSSQNQNGKSFGIGNSEHIEFELF is encoded by the exons ATGGGAACTTTATCAGGGACCTGTGAAATTGTTGAGGCTGAGGAGGAGTTGAGTATGAGTGGTGTGAATGAGAGAGTGAAAAAGAATTACATGTCGAGGCAAGGACGTGTTTATTCCATTGAAGATGACATCAACCAGCTGTTTGACTCTGTGAACGTTAAGACGTTGATTAAGGGAAAAGCTCTGCAAAAGAATCCAATGAAACAAACCATGCGGCTGAATTCCCCTCAACCATTTGGTATTGAAATTACAGAATCAGTAAGTCTGAAACAGGCTCTAAGGGGATTATGCATCTCACAAGCATCAGAGATGGCTGCAATGAAAAAGCGATCACTAAAATCAGGCAGCTCATCTAGAATGTCTGAGGTGGAAAAGTATAACCGGTTGCACATGTCAGAAGGTGTGGATGCCAAAGGATCCCGTCTTTCACCAAGTGAAGCGAAAAGAACGCTACTTGAGATCTCTTTTCCGGGTAAGGTTGTTGCGCAGCTCTCTGAGACGACACCAGGTTCTGAGTCGTCTGCATTCAGTTCATCAAAGCAAAGACACTCTCATTCTGTAACAAAGACAGAGACTGAAAGAGTATCATCACAAGAGAAGATGGCACCTTCGGTATCTAATAATGTCCGGGACACGTCTAAAGCAGAACAGGTTCAGAAAAGGAATTTGAAACTAAAAGAGTCTTTACATGGTATTCACACTATTAAACATGTTTTGGAGATGGATGATTTGGGTGCGTCTAAGGAAGATAAGAGTCGCATTGGTAGCACAAATGAGAATATAAAGAATGTTAAAAGTAGCAGTCAATGTTTAATAATACCAGTTTTTCAGAACAAAAGCTTTTTTAAGAGGAAAGCAAAGACGGAGTCAGATTCGGCCTCTTGTGACTCTCCAGCAGGAGACATTGGCAGCAACAATATGTCTTCCAGCCAAAGGATCAACAGACTAGGTAGCAAGCCACATGCTGTAAAAGTTGGAGATACGACTCGTGGCAAAATTAACGCAGGATCTAACAGTGGAACGGCTAAAGCTAAGCTTGGCTCGAGTGTGATAGATGCTGAACTGAGTAATGATTGTCCTTGTAACACTTGTAAGGCTGGTGGATTATCGAGATCAAGGGAGAAGGGTGAGTTTTCTCACAGCTCAAAAAGTAGTATTGGGGAGTATAGCACAAGCACAAGTGAAGAAAGCAGTGGGTCTAGCCGTTGTTGTAACAGGCCACACATGTCGAAAGACATGAGATGGGAGGCTGTTCAATGCGTTCAAAAGCAGCATGGATTGTTGAGTTTGCGGCATTTTAAGCTGCTAAAGAGGCTTGGCTCTGGTGATATCGGAACTGTTTATCTCGCAGAGCTAGTGGGCACACACTGCTTGTTTGCTTTGAAAGTCATGGATAATGAATTTTTGGCGCGAAGGGATAAATTGTCACGGGCACAAACTGAAAGAGAGACCCTACAAATGTTGGACCACCCTTTTCTTCCTACGCTTTATGCTCATTTTACCACCGATAAGCTCTCATGCTTGGTTATGGAGTATTGTCCTGGTGGGGATTTACATGTTATCCGACAGAAACAGTCAAGTCGGTGTTTCTCAGAGCAGGCAGCAag ATTTTATGTTGCTGAAGTCCTCCTAGCATTGGAGTACCTTCATATGCTAGGGATCGTGTATCGAGATTTGAAACCTGAAAACATCCTTGTTCGAGAAGATGGTCATATCATGCTATCGGATTTTGACTTGTCCCTCAGATGCATTGTCAATCCCACATTGCTCAGATCATCCTCTCCCATCACCGAACCTACAAAGAAGGTACCTTCAACTTCCTGTTCTCAATCGAGCTGTATTGACCCTTTCTGCCTTCAACCAACCTGGCAAGCCTCATGCTTTAGTCCAAGGCTTTTAGCTACCTCTTCCATGTCTCGAAAACACAAATCTGAGCAAGCTACAGCCGCTCCATTACCACAGCTGTTAGCAGAGCCGACCGATGCTCGATCCAATTCCTTTGTCGGAACCCACGAGTACTTAGCTCCCGAGATTGTGAAAGGAGAAGGTCATGGTAGTGCTGTTGATTGGTGGACATACGGGATATTTCTTTTCGAACTTTTATATGGTAAGACACCTTTCAAAGGATCGAGTAACGAGGAAACTTTGGCAAATGCAGTATCAGAGCCTCTCAGATTTCCTGAAACCCCTTTAGTGAGCTTCCATGCCAAGGACCTGATCCGTGGATTGTTAATGAAAAATCCAGAGAACCGTTTGGGATTTGCACGAGGTGCTACAGAGCTAAAGCAACATGCATTTTTCGAGGGCCTTAATTGGGCATTGATACGATGTGCAGTACCCCCGGAACGCCCCAAGTTCTGTGATGTCGGAAACAGTGAGTTCTCAAGCCAGAATCAAAATGGTAAGTCTTTCGGGATTGGCAATAGCGAGCATATTGAGTTCGAGCTGTTTTAG